The window GTGTCCTGCCATAGCTTCAAAACTGAATCGATGTTCTCGGCAAACGCTAAATCTTCCGCCTGTGTCTGACGGTACATTTCCGAGTTTACCGAATTTGGAGTATTTACCCCTCTATGTCGAAGGTATTTCTTCCTCCTTCTGCCTTCTGCCTTCTGCCCTTTCCCTTTCTTTGATCAAATCGGCAGCACAACTCTCACCGTGGTTTGTTTTTCAGGTATGCTATCGAGGGTTAATTCTCCACCTAGCAGTTCGGTCAGGCGTTTAGCGATCGCCAGTCCTAAGCCTGAACCTTGTTGTTCGTAAAGTTTACGCTCAAATTGCCGATAGGCTCCTACTTCAGCAATTTGTGCGGCTGTCATTCCTCTGCCCCAATCTGTTATAGATAAAGTAAACATTTGCTCAATCGGAGCGGCAATGATGCGAACGGGTGTGCCTGCCAAAGAATACTTAAAGGCATTATTAACCAGTTCTTCAATGATTTTTTCAAGTCTAACTTTGGCAATCTGAACGCTGGAATCTTGCAATTCCAACTGTAAATCGGCTTCTCTACCGGCCTGACGTGCCTGACAAACACTAATTTCTTTGATGACGGATGCAGCTGAACTAACCTTACCACTTCGCAACGCCTGGATTCGCTCAGAATCTGTTGCAATCAGTTCCAGTTCTGCATACAATAAGAAATTCTGAATCAGCCTTAATAGACGTTCACCCGATTTATGAATTCCTTGCGCCATTTCTCGAACTTCTTGGCGTTCCAAAATATCCGATTCCTCAACGAGGAGTTCGGAAAGACCCAGAATTCCATTCAGGGGAGTTCGTAATTCGTGAGGCAAGGACAAAGTAATGCTGTTACGCAACTCATCTAATTTTTTCTGAGAATGCTTCTCTAATGTGGCTTTTTTTTCAAGACGAATCGAAATGGCTTCCAGTAATTCCGCTCTAGTAAATGGCTTGGTCAGGTAATCATCTGCACCCAGAGACATCCCCTGGCGTAGATCCATTTTGTCCGATTTTGCCGTGAGAAAAATAAACGGAATCATTTCGGTGACTGGGGAAGAGCGCAAGGCAGTTAAGACCCCAAAACCATCAAGTTCGGGCATCATCACATCACAAATAATCAAATCGGGCAGATGAGTATTCGCTAACTCAACACCGACCT of the Allocoleopsis franciscana PCC 7113 genome contains:
- a CDS encoding hybrid sensor histidine kinase/response regulator; amino-acid sequence: MKKILVIEDEQSVRENLLDLLDAEDFETVGAGNGKVGVELANTHLPDLIICDVMMPELDGFGVLTALRSSPVTEMIPFIFLTAKSDKMDLRQGMSLGADDYLTKPFTRAELLEAISIRLEKKATLEKHSQKKLDELRNSITLSLPHELRTPLNGILGLSELLVEESDILERQEVREMAQGIHKSGERLLRLIQNFLLYAELELIATDSERIQALRSGKVSSAASVIKEISVCQARQAGREADLQLELQDSSVQIAKVRLEKIIEELVNNAFKYSLAGTPVRIIAAPIEQMFTLSITDWGRGMTAAQIAEVGAYRQFERKLYEQQGSGLGLAIAKRLTELLGGELTLDSIPEKQTTVRVVLPI